A section of the Primulina eburnea isolate SZY01 chromosome 1, ASM2296580v1, whole genome shotgun sequence genome encodes:
- the LOC140806143 gene encoding uncharacterized protein has protein sequence MLSSVEEWEKHSIFQKLGKLWCDRKSKHQILVREVDDGRVASRDLSLLKLEFMDQNQWGLFVKKTLSPAFQEKSEKFKAMRGKQRHGHTMNRRGYARLAHIMEKTSSADIPITRTKVWVEGHKKRNRQPSGEAVGEKMKKIEECASESQNTTNIAEDANSLVFGKEIRGRVRGMGFGVTPSKVGASLQQNGTIKQLQSMMHNLQQEVQRMRSIVFQNMRQQNEQEHVGSGGSIGIENDIGNGCDINRPKRSGNADNVNQYQVASHTNLKNMSHGDIPKNTKCKLLHWCGDGVVAESRIASTYPTVKVNHVPLGGSCWKFWVGRVLVEQILLVIALETLLH, from the exons atgtTGTCTTCAG TTGAGGAGTGGGAGAAACATTCAATTTTTCAAAAGTTAGGTAAATTGTGGTGTGATAGAAAGTCCAAACACCAAATACTTGTACGAGAAGTTGACGATGGTCGAGTGGCTTCACGAGATCTTTCTCTTTTGAAGCTCGAATTTATGGATCAAAACCAATGGGGCTTGTTTGTAAAGAAGACACTATCACCAGCATTTCAA gaaaagagtgaaaaattTAAGGCAATGAGGGGGAAACAAAGACACGGCCACACAATGAACAGGAGAGGTTATGCTCGTTTGGCTCACATTAtg GAGAAAACAAGTTCTGCTGATATACCAATTACAAGAACAAAAGTATGGGTGGAAGGCCATAAGAAGAGAAATAGACAACCTAGTGGTGAAGCTGTTGGAGAAAAAATG AAAAAAATAGAAGAATGTGCATCTGAATCTCAAAACACTACTAACATTGCTGAGGATGCAAATAGCCTTGTATTTGGGAAGGAAATTCGAGGTAGAGTGCGTGGAATGGGCTTTGGAGTTACACCTTCAAAAGTTGGAGCATCTTTGCAACAAAATGGAACTATTAAACAACTTCAAAGTATGATGCACAACCTTCAACAAGAAGTGCAACGAATGAGGTCCATTGTTTTCCAAAATATGAGGCAACAAAATGAGCAAGAACAT GTTGGTAGTGGTGGCAGTATTGGGATTGAGAATGATATTGGTAACGGCTGTGATATCAATCGTCCCAAAAGAAGTGGTAATGCTGATAATGTGAACCAATATCAAGTTGCATCTCAT ACAAATTTAAAGAATATGAGTCATGGAGATATCCCTAAAAATACTAAATGTAAGTTGCTTCATTGGTGTGGTGATGGAGTTGTTGCTGAAAGTCGAATTGCATCCACATATCCAACGGTAAAAGTGAATCACGTTCCTCTTGGTGGATCTTGTTGGAAATTTTGGGTTGGTAGAGTTCTCGTGGAGCAG ATCCTATTGGTTATAGCGTTAGAGACACTATTGCATTAA